The segment TAAGCCGTAATACCAAAAACGCCCTCAAAACGGTCCTCAGAAAGAAATAAGAGCCAGACCTCAACCACAAGACCAAAACTAAGTATAGGGAATGTAATGGCAGAAGAACCGTACAAGGGACTTCTGCCCTACCTTTATATTATGTATCCCTACTATGCTTAAAGACAGCAGCACAATGGCTGAAGTGAACGAGGGACATCTCCCTGACGAAAAGAAGAAAAAGAAGGACAAACTTGACAAGTCATCGCGGGGTGTGGAGACCATGTTCCGGATCACGGCGGCAAACCAAATGCGGCTGAGTGACATGGCCGATAATAAAGCCCATATTCTGCTCACCATCAACTCCATCATTGTTTCCATCCTGCTTTCAGTGCTGTTCAGAAAACTGGACACCGAACCAGAACTGCTTGTGCCGGCCATCCTTTTTCTGCTTACTTCCTTGAGCACCATGGTGCAAGCCATTCTGGTGACCATGCCCCGCATCAAGAAAGACCGACCTACGCACGAAGACCCAGCTACCGATAAGGTTAACCTCATGTTCTTCGGGGATTACCACAGCATGAGCTTGCTGGAGTACGAGGCCGGTATTACTGAGATGATGTCTAATTCCAAGAGTTTGTATGGCAGCATGATCAAAGACAATTACCACCTGGGTTTGGTGCTGCAGAAAAAGTACACCAGCCTGCGCTTTGCCTACATCTTCTTTATGGTGGGTTTTGTGATCTCGGTCTTTTCGTTTGTGGTAACTGAGTTGTTATTCTAGGCAGAAGCACTTTTTCATAACTATCTTCAAGCCAAACTATTCCGCACAACCTCTACTAAGAAAGGCAGGAGATTTCTCTCTCATTCCATGCCTGGTTTTATGAAAACGAGGCCAAAGCCCAGGTTCATCTAAACAGTACAGCCTGCATTTACAGTATTTATTCATCATCCCTGCAGATTTGCTTTTCGTTTTAGGCTTGCAAGGCGTACCGCCCGTTTGTGACCTCTATGAATAAACTTTACAAGAGATTCTCCCAGATTTACCTTTCTGTTACCAGTAGTATTGCGCTTTGGCCCTCAGTCATTGCCTTGGGTTTTCTTTTGCTCGGGTTTTTCACCCTTTACTTTGAGCGTACCTTTTCGGCCGTTTACCTGGAGAAAAACTTCTTATTTCCCCTGAACAGTGAGCCAGAGAATGCCCGCCTGGTATTGAACACTATCGCCTCCGGCACCATCTCTTTAATGGTGTTCAGCTTCTCAATGGTGATGATTGTCTTGAGCCAGGCCACCTCCAACCTCACTCCCAGGGTAATTCCGGGCCTTATCTCAGATAAGATGAACCAGTTGGTGCTGGGAGTTTACATAGGCACCATCCTGTACACGCTCATTATTATTCTAAGCTTTAAACCTGGCGAGGATAACAACAGTGTTCCCATGCTGGGTATCCTGGTGGCAGTGGTCCTGTCCATTATCTGTATTGGCCTCTTCGTGTTCTTTATTCACTCCATTTCCAGAGCCATAAAACCAGATACCATCTTAACGCGCATCTACACCCAGACCAAAGACGCGCTACAAAAGGAGGTGCAGAAAACCAAAGAGAATGAAGTATTGAAAAATCAAAAAGAACCTCTACACTGGATAGAGTTGCCCAGTAAAGAAGGAGGCTACCTGCGGCAGATAGAACTGGAGGCCTTAAACAAAATAGCGAAAAGAGAAGACCTCATGATTGAGGTTCCTATTCAAATCGGGAAGTTTGTGGTGCCTGGTTTGCCTTTCCTGCGCTTAAATAAAGACCTGCAGGGGAATGACACCCTACGGGATGAAATCCAGGATTGCTTTATCTTCTCTCTGGAGGAGGTAGTGGCCTCAAATTTTGAGAACGGTTTGCGGCAGATTAGTGAGGTGGCGGTAAAAGCCTTGAGCCCCGGCATCAATGACCCAGGCACGGCGCTTAGTGCCATTGACTTTCTCACTTTGCTTTTTCTACAGAGAATGCAAAGTATTACGGCTAACT is part of the Rufibacter tibetensis genome and harbors:
- a CDS encoding Pycsar system effector family protein, with amino-acid sequence MLKDSSTMAEVNEGHLPDEKKKKKDKLDKSSRGVETMFRITAANQMRLSDMADNKAHILLTINSIIVSILLSVLFRKLDTEPELLVPAILFLLTSLSTMVQAILVTMPRIKKDRPTHEDPATDKVNLMFFGDYHSMSLLEYEAGITEMMSNSKSLYGSMIKDNYHLGLVLQKKYTSLRFAYIFFMVGFVISVFSFVVTELLF
- a CDS encoding DUF2254 domain-containing protein — protein: MNKLYKRFSQIYLSVTSSIALWPSVIALGFLLLGFFTLYFERTFSAVYLEKNFLFPLNSEPENARLVLNTIASGTISLMVFSFSMVMIVLSQATSNLTPRVIPGLISDKMNQLVLGVYIGTILYTLIIILSFKPGEDNNSVPMLGILVAVVLSIICIGLFVFFIHSISRAIKPDTILTRIYTQTKDALQKEVQKTKENEVLKNQKEPLHWIELPSKEGGYLRQIELEALNKIAKREDLMIEVPIQIGKFVVPGLPFLRLNKDLQGNDTLRDEIQDCFIFSLEEVVASNFENGLRQISEVAVKALSPGINDPGTALSAIDFLTLLFLQRMQSITANCLLDEHQQLRIIKRPTPLNELLYRFLTPIRTYGTADVMVVRKLLMCLQHLFYADKEARQHTAIFIKQVNVIRDDADQNIKNPEDRHEINLVLAGIQENISSPETCIKLLP